Within the Dermacentor silvarum isolate Dsil-2018 chromosome 8, BIME_Dsil_1.4, whole genome shotgun sequence genome, the region GACGTGAGGGTACCACGAGACCAGGTGCTCGAAGTAATCACCGAAGCTCGTCTCTCCCTTTATGAACAGCTGCAGGTAGTCCTCGAATGTACCTTGCTCGAAGTGATACGCCTTGGTCTTCTTAGTGTGGTGGAAGAAGGACACGCAGCAGTCCTTGGGGTTTCTCACCACGTAGATGTACCTGAATACAACAAGTTTCATAATATCAAACGGCAGTAATCAATGCTGTAAGCACACTAAAACTAAATTCAATACAAGCCTTTAAGCGTATAACGTCGTAATTTTTCATTGAcgcgttttttttaatttctgtttTCCTAGAGGTAAAAGCAAGTTCCACCCTCTAGCCATATTGTTTCTCAGGTGCGTCCAACGCTGAACAGCATAATGGATCACTACAGTGACCGGTCGCCAGCCAATGACCACTAAACGCCGCAGCAGCATCACTATTCGTTTCCCGAGCGCTACTCTGAATCAGTAGAAACCAATCGTTATGACAATGCATTGAAATAGGACATACACAAGCTACAAGAACCAGAGGAATGCCAACACAATATCGACTATCTGTTTCAGCAGCTGTTGGCATCTCTTACTTTGCAGCTGAGTGCTTCGGGACGAGCTGGTATGCAAGGTGCGTAGTGACAATCCTCGGCTCGGGCAGTGCTGCTATGGTGTCCTTGCCCACCATCTCGAAGAATGTGGTCGCTAGGCCGTAGCCGTCCTTTTGAGACGCAACATCTTTGCCGCCGATCAGTAATTCCACAATGCGCTTGGTCCAGTTGGTGCCACACTTGGGGAACGTGTCGATGAATATGTCACCGCTCGAGGCCCGATACTTCAGCGCCGAACGCAGTTTGTCACCGTCAAAGCCGAGCGGAATCTTGATGCCGTCAATCAACTGGAAGATGGGTTGGAATTTGTTGCTGGCGGCAGTGGTCATGGTGCCGATGTCTGTGGGCTCCGCCTggattccaaaaaaaaaacaatttttgaTTAATCAGTATCGCGTGCTGCTTCTTGGATCGGTAATGTGATAGGGCAAATTAGAGGGATTCGCACATAACACGTTTCATTCGCTGCCGACGCTTTCCAGCAAGGGGAAATAAAGCACAGCGGACACACGTTACGATGCAGTCAACATATATCAAGTCACGCTGCAATATGAACCACGAATTGTATGCGCGCGACGCGTTTTGTTAGGTTATTTACGTACATGAGCATGTTCTCGCTTAAGACTCGTGAAGCGTCAACTATAATCGTAGCTTGCCCCTTTTCCCTATCGTAACTGAACTCAGTGCATGTGTCAGGAAGGCTAGCATATGCGGCATAAATTCACGGCGCTGAACATGCATCTCCACATAGGCACAAATTCGAAAGGAAAGTTAAACTAGGTGGCTCTTGCTATTACGAGAAAATAtcgtaatgcaaaaaaaaataataacgagtGCGTGAGGTGTTGAATGATCGTCTTCTTCAAAGCCTATTTTCAATATCCGAGGGCATACTCTGAGACGCGACTGCCTAGCAGGGGGTCTCAAACACACGCCGGCAGGGCCTTCGTGTGCCCCCCTCGACATTCTCTGAGCAATCGTTTCTTCCTTCAAGGCATATCTTCCCACATGCAACGCCGTAGCGCAGCCCCTAGGAGCAGCTGTTGCTCGATAAATGAGGCGCGTTTGAGCCATCTGGGCTGCAGTTTATTGTTCAGGCATCATTGTTAATCACAAAGCTATAGAGCTCAACAGAGGCAGAAATGGAGTCGAGTCTCGGGAATTTGCGGCAGAGTGAGTTTTGTTTCTTTGATCTCTCCTTTTGTTCTGACACGTCACGTGGCATCTTTTTTTTAAGGCGCTGCATTCAATATCCAACATTACCTCAATATATGCGAAAGCAAAATATAGACTGTAGGTGAACTTGGAAGAAAGTTAGTAGGCGGAACCGTATTCctaaatacaaaacaaaaatgaCTTGTACAACTGTCTTGCGAATTGGCACGGAGCAGTGAAGTTTATTGGATGAAAATACAGAGCAAGAGCAAGTATATTAGGCTGAGCAAGTGTCGCAGGGCTATCTCAAAGCAACAAGCCGGAAAAAAAGAAGTCTATAAAACCAACAACACTAGAAGATATTTCCTGCTTGGGCGCTAGCACATAAAATGAGTATAAATTATTCCCAGTATTTGCTGTCAAACAACACAGTACAATCgcacaaatcacagtctacatcTGGCACAATCTGTCTCGACGCTTCTGTATTATAAGTGCCGTTCAGAAATGTCAATCACATCcgacgtgctttttttttctggatgacATTCTCTTGCTTTCTAACACCAAGTTCCAGCAAATATTCGGCAAAGCCTTTAAGCGCAGTTCGGTCCGTTGAGTTTCCAATCAACGTCCTTCCAGAGGTCAGGTATGTCCGTTCCCTTCATTTCCAGCATGAATCTCTCTTCCAGCCTTCGCGATTGCTCTGGCGAAAAGTAGTTCTTCCAGTCGCCTACCACGCCTTTTCTTACAAAGGGCCCCTGGACTTTTTTCTTCATGCGATCCACGCTACACGCCTCCAATACAGACTGCATTTTGTCGCCATCTTCTTCGAGCGCTGCGGCAAGCTGCTCATCCACGAACTTGGCCAGCTTGATGACTGAACCTTCGCTGTCAAGCTTCATAGATTCGTACGTCATGAACAAGACGTTCGGGTCATCCTTGCGAGCGTACCACGATTTGATATTGTCGTAGTAGTTGCCGAAGTCCGTTAGACCCTCGACAAAAATCTCAAAGTACTCGTTAAAGGTGCCGTCCGCGAATTCGTAGCTGGGGAAGGCCTTTGTGTGATGAAAAAAGGACACGCAGCAGTCCTTGGGGTTCCTTGCAACGTATACGTATTTCGTCTGCTCATTGCGGGGCGTAAGACGAAAAGGCAGATGAGTGCAGACGATACGAGGCCTCGGAGCCGCCAAGATGGCGTCAACGCCCTCCCTCTCCGCGAGGATGAACGGTCTCGGTGGCAGGCCTCGGCAGACCTGCAGGGTAGTCGACAGCATCATGTGGGCCCAGTGGGTGCCACATTTAGGGAAGGTGACGATGAATATGTCGTCATCTGCCGGCTCGTAGCGCAGAAATCCTTGAAGTACCTCCTCCGAAAACGCTCCAGGAATCCGGTGGCCATTGAAAATTTTATAGAAGGGTCTCTCCCTGTCCTTCATCGCTGCTTCGGTCTTCAAGTCCTGTCTGTGCGAAacaaaccagtacgtttcttttCAGTCACAGGCTTTCATGTCCGACAAGTGCCTCAAGTGTCGGCTTTCGTACTTACGCCTGCACTCTGTTAATTCCAAAAGCCAACTTCTTTTTAGCAACGCGCCATCAATAATTCATGTTCCTGGAAAGATGAGGTCAAGCTAAGAAGCGGTTTATCAGGTAGCAAACGGTTTGATTGACATCGGAATGATGTCAAAGCGCTGTTTGTATCCTTGTTGTCTCAGTTGTCTCGGTATACCCTGCAGGCGCAATTTCAAAAGTTGCGTTTTGATCACACCCTCCGTGATTGGTCGTTGCACTGAAGCTGCAACTACTATCACAACTTCGTAATGTTTCTATGTGACTATTGCACCTCAGAAACACAAGGAGGTGTACTCAAATTTTACAAGCCGCGCAAGTTAACCCATGCGTCTTGCCAGGATTAATCAGCAGCACTGACATCTGGATGGAGAAGGCCGAACATTCTCAATTCGCGCAGTGACCCTCACAGAGCTTCGTCAGCGCTTCATTGACCCTCGTAGTCCGCGCCATTTCCGTTTGTTAACGTTGAACAAGGTGCCGCAGGTTGATGCGACAGACCGGTCGCCGTTACCTGATGAACAAGTTGGTTCCACTTAAAGTGGTTTACCCCTTACATTCTGTCGCAGTTCACGCAGTTTAACACCACCAAAATCCTTGCTGCTTAACCTTCGTTATTAAAGAAGATTAATTTCGGGTCAAATTATAATTCCTTTGCATCAAGGTTCGTACGCTTCCTGTTCGCGTCACATTCACAAAACATTGCATACCTTGATTTCCTGCACTGCAGGGGCTGCTACTTTGAAACTGCGGCGCACAGGTTACCCTCGTTGCACGAGACGAGCAAGATAAAGCGTCCACTCACCGCTAGCAAACACTGCGATGTCCTCCTTCCGCGAGCGTCGTATCAGCTGTGACGGCGTCCCAGGGAGGACGGAGCGACGGCGCGACTTTCGACACCGGCCTACAGAAAGTGAGAGCCGCACGCAGTGCGGACGTATCTTGCCTCAACAGAACCGCCAGGCAACCGCTTTTCTTTTCCGGTTCCGAAGGCcttgaagcccccccccccccctctctctctctctttcccgaTCCGCTACAGGAGCCGTAAAATAGCATgcgcaaaaagaaataaagagggCGTCAACGGACCCTTTAGATAATCGGTCGACGACGCTCGGCTGTATAGCTGATGGCCAACAGTCGCGCAGGCAGGCGCGCGCAACCTTCGCGCTTGGCAACGTAACGCTTTCGCGCTTGGGCTGATGCAGAAACTCCTCGCGGTGAGGACGCGCGTGGAGATGCCGACGCCGGGGACAGGTTTTATCTCCAGTGTCATTGGGTGGCCAAGCACAGTAAGAACTCTCGCAAAAGCTTAATGCGACGGCTCCCGAGCACAGTGCCAACTTGGAACGCACGCGAACATGACGACGCCAGTACGCGTACCGTCGCGAGCAGAAAGCAATCGTTCTGGATATTTTTAGTCTTCGGATGAATCGAACCACGTTGCATTGCAGAGCCTGCTCTGACAAGCACATCAAACGGCGCGCCCCTACGCAGGTTGGGCAACACTCGGATAGGTGCGCTGCGGGAATTCCCATTGAGGGTTTAATTCACGCAAACGTGGGGCTCATGTGCCGTAGAATGCGGCAGTGGTGTTAGCAGCCTCAAATGGTTTTTACCTACCGTTGTTGAAGCTGTCATTGTCACCAATTCgcttgtgcgtgtgcgtgtgcgcctgcatgcgtgcgcgcgtgcttgcgcgtgtgtgtgtgtgtgcgtgcttgcgcgtgtgtgtgcgtgcgtgtgtgcgtgcgtgttacACTTCATTATATATGCCTTTCTCTGCATGTTTGCCTTTTTGTGTTATCacacatttgtttttgtttttgtttttgttttgcaaaACTCCCCTGTTTGCGAGTGAAAACGGGTACCGCGAGCTTCTCGATGGTCATAACATTTTGCGAGGTCCCATTATAACGCCGTGCTTTGCAGACAGATGCGACTGTTGGGTTGAAGTGCTCATTACATTGCAATGTGTGCAGCTCAGAGCATGCACTGTACAAACTTTCGCCCCCACCGCGTTGCCTTTGGCGTTAATCTACTGAGAGTGAGTTCGCGATTCAGATTCCACGGCCGCGGCGGTCACACTCCGATGGGCGTGGAAtgcataaagaaagaagaaaaaaacgttcGTGTGCCGAGCATTAGGTCCACGTTAAATAATCTCAGGTATAgctaagaaagaagaaaaaaacgttcGTGTGCCGAGCATTAGGTCCACGTTAAATAATCTCAGGTATATATCTAAAATTATTCCCTAATCTTTCACCTCTGAATCGCTTTCATACGGCAAACACCACAAAACCAGTCAACCAATGTTTCGCGTTCCACATCACGCTGGATACTTCGAGGAGCCTTCGTCCATCCTCCTATAtggcccgccgcggtagctcagtggtcaTTGCGTTAGGCTactgagcttgaggtcgcgggttcaatcccagtcgtggcggttgcatttcgatgggagcgaagtgcaaaaacgctcgcgtactTACAGATTTAGGCGCACAATAAAGAACCcaaggcggtcaaaattaatccagagtgcCTCACTATacatggtgtgcctcataatgagatagCGGTTCTGGCTCGTAAAACGACAGAATTTATTCAACGTAATCCTCCTATATATGAGTCTTGATTCtacaaaaaaaaatctcaatgGGCGTGTTCTTTGGTGTTTGCATGCAACTTGTGGCATACACCAAGGAATTTTCTATCCACATCCAACGTAGTATACGTGTGAAACCTGAAATTTTTGTACTGGAAGTGACCCGTTCGCAAAAGGCCTTTCGGGACTCTTATACAGCATTGTTCGGCATGGTCGCAACGGTCCCATACAGCGCCTGTCGGGAGCACAACTTGACCTTGTCGCCAGGCGATAGTCATGTATGCGCTTATGTGCGTGATGCGATGTGACGCAGTTGCTGTGGGCAGCGTGATAATCAGGAAATGATTATCACTGAAAATGGATTGCCTCAAGCTATAAAACGAAGGCGACGCTGGCGGCCAAGAATTCCACCACAGTGACAAAGACGCTAATAATGGCAACGTATGAGTTCTATCCATCCCACTCCAAGGCAGGAAATGAAGGGAGAGCAAAAAGCAACGAAAAAGTATCTCAGAGATAGTCGAGACCCAGAAACAGGCACAATTACATAGCCATTACACGGGTCATTACACGCAGCTCAACCATTACCAACGGGAAAGCTGGCGGCAGAACTCAAGGATAACGCCGAATCCCGAAGTCCTTACACCTTAACGATGCCGGAACATAAGCTTGTCTGCTTGAACCTTCAACACCTACTAGCTATCAAAAATGGAATGTAACGTGACATGCCGCAACATAGGAAGGTCGATCGCCCATGTATTGAAACCTTATAGGGTATACGCTTCTAGCCTGCAAGGTTTTGCAGCGTCATTTGCTACCAGCACTTTTACCGAAAATCTGGCCTGTCATGTCGCATCCCGTCTCATCCTGCAGGCTCCTCGGCAACAGCTGCGGACGATATTCAGATATCACCACGGCAGACCAGTATAGACGTATCGAGCGCGGGCACCGAGTAGACCTTGTGTCTATATTGGTGAGATCTCTAAAGAGTACGTGGTGAAATTCAAAAGCCTGCATTGGTTGCAGAAGTTACAATGAACTGCGGTACCGCGGGCGGGCGCTGTGGCAGCGGGCAGGGAGCACATTAAAAGCTTCGTGAAAACGACTACTGACTTGAAGGACCTCTGTGGAAATCATACACGGCGCATAATAATGTTATTTTCagcgttctttttctttcatggtgtttttttttcctgaaattTTTGAGAAGAACGAAATGGTTGTCGGAAAGATGTGCTAGTTTATGTGAAAATCAGAAGCACCCTTGTCGCACCTGTTAGGATGTAAGAATGTAGGcgttggtttatttatttatttatttatttatttatttatttatttatttatttatttatttatttatttatttatttatttattacttatttTTTGTAATGGCTaggatgttgggctgctgagcacgtggtcgcgggatcgaatcccggccacggcggcctcatttcgacgggggcgaaatgcgaaaacgcccgtgtacttagatttaggtgcacgttaaagaaccccaggtggtccaaatttccggagtcccccgctacggcgtgcctcataatcagatcgtggttttggcacgtaaaaccccataattaaattttatttatttttaatttatttattttctttcttcctttctttcttcctttctttcttcctttctttccttctttctttctttctttgtttctttgttatcACCTCAGTGGTATCAATATGTGACATTACATCAAAGACGTGCGTTGATGAAGGCTAACTATGTGATAATGATTGTGCGTGGGACAGGCGGTATTTGAAGGAAGCAAGGTCGATTTTAGTGGCG harbors:
- the LOC119461505 gene encoding sulfotransferase ssu-1 isoform X2 is translated as MKDRERPFYKIFNGHRIPGAFSEEVLQGFLRYEPADDDIFIVTFPKCGTHWAHMMLSTTLQVCRGLPPRPFILAEREGVDAILAAPRPRIVCTHLPFRLTPRNEQTKYVYVARNPKDCCVSFFHHTKAFPSYEFADGTFNEYFEIFVEGLTDFGNYYDNIKSWYARKDDPNVLFMTYESMKLDSEGSVIKLAKFVDEQLAAALEEDGDKMQSVLEACSVDRMKKKVQGPFVRKGVVGDWKNYFSPEQSRRLEERFMLEMKGTDIPDLWKDVDWKLNGPNCA
- the LOC119461505 gene encoding sulfotransferase ssu-1 isoform X1 encodes the protein MTTAASNKFQPIFQLIDGIKIPLGFDGDKLRSALKYRASSGDIFIDTFPKCGTNWTKRIVELLIGGKDVASQKDGYGLATTFFEMVGKDTIAALPEPRIVTTHLAYQLVPKHSAAKYIYVVRNPKDCCVSFFHHTKKTKAYHFEQGTFEDYLQLFIKGETSFGDYFEHLVSWYPHVDEPNVLFLTYEGMKKDPAAAVLKIAKFLDVRDAELLDADSNRFKEVVRDSSIDAMKEHYNASYQKALGGNGVDQWIERKDYPLARAPPPPDVMVRKGIIGDWRNHFTADQSRRIERAFVEKCGHVVDHRKIWNPEDWMENVA